A DNA window from Vigna unguiculata cultivar IT97K-499-35 chromosome 10, ASM411807v1, whole genome shotgun sequence contains the following coding sequences:
- the LOC114166055 gene encoding uncharacterized protein LOC114166055 isoform X1 produces the protein MLSVAKRFQLRPLTTPFLGQLRYARTRPKSPPVALRKTEERSEWWAVDGEMHEIGDHVPLRERFVIPRENIPNKRRKQLREQFMRRTRLVLKESEHDPWCKRYMELYNELRENWERLYWDEGYSKKLAQDHANYESAEDDDRDFSPYRSRRPQPQMEYSKDQAFGRNRQPDNLEKVSVLRDKFEYDRERRMREKAFAPMHGGSVPDSHDSNRWNQPLDTDRYFSQTERH, from the exons aTGCTCTCTGTCGCGAAACGGTTTCAGCTTCGGCCCCTGACGACGCCGTTTCTCGGGCAGCTCCGGTACGCCCGAACGCGGCCAAAGTCGCCGCCGGTGGCGCTGAGGAAGACGGAGGAGCGGTCGGAGTGGTGGGCGGTGGACGGCGAAATGCACGAGATCGGCGATCACGTGCCGCTACGTGAGCGCTTCGTGATCCCCCGAGAAAACATCCCCAACAAGCGCCGCAAGCAGCTTAGAGAACAATTCATGCGCCGAACACGCCTCGTTCTTAAGGAATCC GAGCATGATCCTTGGTGTAAAAGGTACATGGAACTGTATAATGAACTTAGAGAAAATTGGGAGAGGCTTTATTGGGATGAGGGTTACTCCAAAAAGCTTGCTCAGGATCATGCGAACTATGAGTCTGCTGAAGATGATGATAGGGATTTCTCCCCATACAG GAGTAGAAGACCTCAGCCTCAGATGGAGTATAGTAAG GACCAGGCTTTTGGAAGAAACAGACAACCTGATAACTTGGAGAAAGTTAGCGTTCTTCGGGATAAATTTGAGTATGACCGAGAGAGAAGAATGAGAGAAAAAG CATTTGCACCCATGCATGGAGGATCTGTTCCTGACTCTCATGATTCTAACCGTTGGAACCAACCGCTAGATACCGATCGATATTTTAGCCAAACAGAAAGGCATTGA
- the LOC114166055 gene encoding uncharacterized protein LOC114166055 isoform X2: MLSVAKRFQLRPLTTPFLGQLRYARTRPKSPPVALRKTEERSEWWAVDGEMHEIGDHVPLRERFVIPRENIPNKRRKQLREQFMRRTRLVLKESEHDPWCKRYMELYNELRENWERLYWDEGYSKKLAQDHANYESAEDDDRDFSPYRSRRPQPQMEYSKDQAFGRNRQPDNLEKVSVLRDKFEYDRERRMREKGTRTLKYNKDFVDQ, translated from the exons aTGCTCTCTGTCGCGAAACGGTTTCAGCTTCGGCCCCTGACGACGCCGTTTCTCGGGCAGCTCCGGTACGCCCGAACGCGGCCAAAGTCGCCGCCGGTGGCGCTGAGGAAGACGGAGGAGCGGTCGGAGTGGTGGGCGGTGGACGGCGAAATGCACGAGATCGGCGATCACGTGCCGCTACGTGAGCGCTTCGTGATCCCCCGAGAAAACATCCCCAACAAGCGCCGCAAGCAGCTTAGAGAACAATTCATGCGCCGAACACGCCTCGTTCTTAAGGAATCC GAGCATGATCCTTGGTGTAAAAGGTACATGGAACTGTATAATGAACTTAGAGAAAATTGGGAGAGGCTTTATTGGGATGAGGGTTACTCCAAAAAGCTTGCTCAGGATCATGCGAACTATGAGTCTGCTGAAGATGATGATAGGGATTTCTCCCCATACAG GAGTAGAAGACCTCAGCCTCAGATGGAGTATAGTAAG GACCAGGCTTTTGGAAGAAACAGACAACCTGATAACTTGGAGAAAGTTAGCGTTCTTCGGGATAAATTTGAGTATGACCGAGAGAGAAGAATGAGAGAAAAAG GAACACGGACTTTGAAGTACAACAAGGACTTTGTGGACCAATGA